In Salmonella enterica subsp. enterica serovar Typhimurium str. LT2, a single window of DNA contains:
- a CDS encoding putative fructose/tagatose biphosphate aldolase (similar to E. coli tagatose-bisphosphate aldolase 1 (AAC75157.1); Blastp hit to AAC75157.1 (286 aa), 65% identity in aa 3 - 285), which produces MFIISSKNMLQKAQHAGYAVPAFNIHNLETLQVVVETAAEMRSPLIVAGTPGTFSYAGMGNIVAIAGDLAREYNLPLAIHLDHHESLADIESKVMAGIRSVMIDGSHFPFEENVALVKSVVDFCHRYDTSVEAELGRLGGIEDDLVVDSKDALYTNPQQAREFVARTGIDSLAVAIGTAHGMYAAEPKLDFERLAEIRALVDIPLVLHGASGLPESDIRQAISLGVCKVNVATELKIAFSDALKEYFLQNPKANDPRHYMQPAKQAMKEVVRKVIHVCGCEGQL; this is translated from the coding sequence ATGTTCATTATTTCCAGTAAAAATATGCTCCAGAAGGCCCAGCATGCAGGCTATGCCGTGCCAGCCTTTAACATCCATAACCTGGAAACCTTGCAGGTGGTGGTAGAAACCGCCGCAGAAATGCGCTCACCGCTGATCGTTGCCGGAACACCAGGCACGTTTAGCTATGCCGGAATGGGTAACATTGTGGCGATCGCGGGCGATCTGGCTCGTGAATACAATCTGCCACTGGCCATTCATCTGGATCATCATGAATCGTTAGCCGATATTGAAAGCAAAGTTATGGCAGGGATCCGTTCAGTCATGATCGATGGTTCCCACTTTCCCTTTGAAGAGAATGTGGCGCTGGTGAAAAGCGTGGTCGATTTTTGCCATCGCTACGACACCAGCGTGGAGGCAGAACTGGGCCGCCTTGGTGGGATCGAAGATGATTTAGTGGTAGACAGCAAAGATGCCCTTTACACCAATCCACAGCAAGCACGTGAGTTTGTGGCGCGCACCGGCATTGATTCGCTGGCGGTTGCTATCGGCACGGCACACGGCATGTATGCCGCTGAACCTAAACTTGATTTTGAGCGACTGGCAGAAATACGCGCTCTGGTGGATATCCCTCTGGTATTGCATGGGGCATCTGGTTTGCCGGAAAGCGATATTCGCCAGGCCATCAGCCTTGGGGTATGCAAAGTCAATGTTGCCACCGAACTGAAAATCGCCTTCTCCGACGCCTTAAAAGAGTATTTCCTACAAAACCCGAAAGCCAATGATCCCCGCCACTATATGCAACCAGCAAAACAGGCGATGAAAGAGGTGGTACGCAAAGTAATTCATGTTTGCGGCTGTGAAGGGCAACTGTGA
- a CDS encoding galactitol-1-phosphate dehydrogenase (similar to E. coli galactitol-1-phosphate dehydrogenase (AAC75152.1); Blastp hit to AAC75152.1 (346 aa), 68% identity in aa 1 - 344), whose protein sequence is MKSVVIHAEGDVRVEERPLPQLQAEDDVLVKVVSSGLCGSDIPRIFAQGAHYYPITLGHEFSGYVESYGTGVTDMQPGDAVACVPLLPCFHCPQCERGYFSLCKQYQFVGSRSEGGNAEYVVVKRANLFRLPSDMPIEDGAFIEPITVGLHAFHLAQGCEGKNVIIVGAGTIGLLALQCARELGARSVTAIDINPQKLELAKALGATHTCNSREMTADDIQTALSDIQFDQLVLETAGTPQTVSLAIDIAGPRAQLALVGTLHHDLTLTTRTFGLILRKELTLLGSWMNYSAPWPGEEWETAARLLAEKRLQLTPLIAHRGDAESFAEAVKALNGAPMQGKILLQLS, encoded by the coding sequence ATGAAATCAGTGGTTATTCACGCTGAGGGAGACGTGCGCGTTGAAGAACGTCCCTTACCACAACTGCAAGCCGAGGACGATGTGTTGGTCAAGGTCGTTAGCTCAGGGCTTTGCGGGTCGGATATCCCGCGTATTTTCGCGCAGGGCGCCCATTATTATCCTATTACGTTAGGTCATGAATTCAGCGGCTACGTTGAATCCTACGGCACAGGCGTAACGGATATGCAGCCCGGCGATGCCGTCGCTTGTGTCCCGCTTCTTCCCTGCTTTCACTGTCCGCAATGCGAACGCGGTTACTTTTCTTTATGCAAACAGTATCAGTTTGTAGGATCGCGCAGCGAAGGCGGTAATGCGGAATATGTGGTGGTCAAACGGGCCAATCTTTTCCGCTTGCCTTCTGATATGCCGATTGAAGATGGCGCGTTTATCGAACCGATTACCGTGGGCTTACACGCCTTTCATCTGGCGCAGGGCTGCGAGGGGAAAAACGTAATTATCGTCGGTGCCGGGACAATTGGCCTGCTGGCCTTACAGTGCGCGCGGGAACTGGGCGCGCGAAGCGTAACGGCGATTGATATCAATCCGCAGAAACTGGAACTGGCGAAAGCGCTCGGCGCAACGCATACCTGTAATAGCCGGGAAATGACCGCCGACGACATCCAGACCGCGTTGTCCGACATTCAGTTTGATCAACTGGTTCTCGAAACGGCAGGAACTCCCCAGACCGTCTCGCTGGCTATCGATATCGCCGGGCCGCGCGCGCAACTGGCGCTGGTGGGGACGTTACATCACGATCTCACCCTGACAACGCGTACATTCGGGCTAATTTTGCGTAAAGAGCTCACGCTCCTCGGCAGTTGGATGAACTACTCCGCGCCATGGCCAGGAGAAGAATGGGAAACCGCAGCGCGCCTGTTGGCTGAAAAACGTCTTCAACTGACCCCTCTCATTGCCCATCGCGGCGATGCGGAAAGCTTTGCAGAAGCAGTCAAAGCGCTTAATGGCGCGCCCATGCAGGGCAAAATTTTACTTCAACTTTCCTGA
- a CDS encoding galactitol-specific enzyme IIA of phosphotransferase system (sugar specific-family of transport protein; similar to E. coli galactitol-specific enzyme IIA of phosphotransferase system (AAC75155.1); Blastp hit to AAC75155.1 (150 aa), 60% identity in aa 1 - 150) → MSQLFVRTGITFDSSQQALAHIGKEMLAKGVVHDSYPQALVEREASFPTGIALERHAVAIPHCEAVHAKSPAIYLIRPDKPVMFQQADDDEEIAVSLIIALIVENPAAQLKLLRRLFSELQNPSTLDALLSAPDAELAIRFQETILEPEQCVQV, encoded by the coding sequence ATGAGCCAACTATTTGTCCGAACCGGAATCACATTCGACTCGAGCCAACAGGCGCTGGCGCACATTGGCAAAGAGATGCTGGCGAAAGGCGTGGTACATGATAGTTATCCGCAGGCGCTGGTGGAACGTGAAGCGTCTTTTCCTACCGGCATTGCGCTGGAGCGTCACGCCGTCGCTATCCCTCATTGCGAGGCCGTTCATGCGAAATCACCCGCTATCTATCTGATTCGTCCAGATAAGCCGGTCATGTTTCAACAGGCGGATGATGACGAAGAGATTGCCGTTTCGTTAATCATCGCCTTAATCGTTGAAAACCCGGCGGCACAGCTAAAACTTCTGCGCCGCCTGTTTAGTGAGCTACAGAACCCAAGCACCCTCGATGCCCTGTTAAGCGCGCCGGATGCCGAACTGGCGATACGCTTTCAGGAAACCATCCTTGAGCCTGAGCAGTGCGTCCAGGTTTGA
- a CDS encoding putative phosphotransferase system fructose-specific component IIB (similar to E. coli PTS system, fructose-specific transport protein (AAC75228.1); Blastp hit to AAC75228.1 (563 aa), 42% identity in aa 104 - 562, 32% identity in aa 2 - 41), giving the protein MKKIIAVTGCPTGIAHTFMAEEALKNAAKKLSVEIKVETNGASGVENAIQPADLVDIAGVIIAADKDVLPDRFNGLPVIEVPVKEAIHHPAELINKVINGEAPIRKGESTTSTEIIEKESLGRQIYKHLMSGVSNMLPFVVAGGILIAVSFLWGIYSADPNSAEYNATAAMLMKIGQQAFSIMVPVFTAYIAFSISGRPGMVAGFVGGLLANATGAGFLGGIIAGFAAGYLMLWVKNRLEGLPRQYEGLKSIFIMPLIGVLVIGVLMSLLGQPVAAINNSMMNWLASLQEANPILLGIVVGAMCSFDFGGPVNKAAYVTGTLLLGQGNFYFMAGVSAACITPPLVIALATTFFPKGFSEEERAAGMVNYILGCTHITEGAIPFAAKDPLRVIPMMMIASSISAVLSYSLRIQVPAPHGGFLILPLVSQPLAWVLCILAGSACGAVMLGLWRLWAVRKNSVNTTPVAKAGGQNAAL; this is encoded by the coding sequence ATGAAAAAGATCATTGCAGTGACCGGCTGCCCTACCGGTATTGCGCATACATTTATGGCTGAAGAAGCCTTAAAAAATGCCGCGAAAAAATTATCTGTTGAAATAAAAGTTGAAACCAATGGTGCCAGTGGCGTTGAAAATGCTATTCAACCTGCTGATCTGGTAGATATTGCCGGAGTCATTATTGCGGCGGATAAAGATGTCTTACCTGATCGCTTTAATGGTTTACCGGTTATTGAAGTACCGGTAAAAGAAGCAATCCATCATCCTGCGGAGCTGATTAACAAAGTTATTAATGGTGAAGCCCCAATACGTAAAGGCGAATCAACCACCAGCACGGAAATTATCGAAAAAGAATCACTGGGGCGACAAATTTATAAGCACCTGATGAGTGGTGTTTCAAATATGCTACCTTTTGTAGTTGCCGGAGGCATATTAATTGCGGTGTCGTTTTTATGGGGGATTTATTCCGCTGATCCTAATTCAGCTGAATACAATGCAACCGCCGCAATGCTAATGAAAATCGGTCAGCAAGCCTTTTCGATTATGGTTCCGGTCTTTACCGCTTATATTGCATTCTCTATTTCTGGCAGACCAGGGATGGTGGCTGGATTTGTCGGCGGCTTACTGGCAAATGCTACCGGCGCAGGATTTCTTGGTGGGATAATTGCCGGATTCGCCGCCGGTTACCTGATGTTATGGGTAAAGAATCGACTCGAAGGCTTACCGCGTCAGTATGAAGGCCTGAAATCGATTTTTATTATGCCGCTCATTGGCGTACTGGTTATTGGCGTGTTGATGTCGCTGCTTGGGCAACCTGTCGCAGCTATCAATAATAGCATGATGAACTGGCTGGCATCGCTACAGGAAGCGAATCCAATATTGCTGGGTATTGTGGTGGGTGCAATGTGCTCCTTTGACTTTGGCGGCCCGGTAAACAAAGCCGCTTATGTCACCGGCACGCTTTTACTGGGCCAAGGCAACTTCTACTTTATGGCTGGTGTGTCTGCCGCATGTATTACTCCACCACTGGTAATTGCTCTGGCGACCACCTTCTTTCCAAAAGGTTTTAGCGAGGAAGAACGTGCCGCAGGCATGGTTAACTATATCCTCGGTTGTACACACATCACTGAAGGCGCGATTCCTTTCGCAGCGAAAGATCCTTTGCGTGTCATCCCGATGATGATGATTGCTTCCAGCATTTCCGCAGTACTTAGCTACAGCTTGCGTATTCAGGTTCCGGCTCCTCACGGCGGCTTCTTAATTTTACCTTTGGTGAGTCAGCCGCTGGCCTGGGTGTTATGTATCCTTGCGGGCTCTGCATGTGGTGCGGTGATGCTTGGCCTATGGAGATTGTGGGCTGTGCGCAAAAATTCAGTCAACACAACTCCTGTAGCAAAGGCTGGAGGTCAGAATGCAGCTCTGTGA
- a CDS encoding PTS family galactitol-specific enzyme IIC (similar to E. coli PTS system galactitol-specific enzyme IIC (AAC75153.1); Blastp hit to AAC75153.1 (451 aa), 85% identity in aa 1 - 446), whose translation MFSEIMRYILDLGPTVMLPLVIIVFSKLLGMKLGDCFKSGLHIGIGFVGIGLVIGLMLDSIGPAAKAMAEHFQINLHVIDVGWPGSSPMTWASQIALVAIPVAIGVNVLMLVTRMTRVVNVDIWNIWHMTFTGAMLHLATGSYWLGILGVVVHAAFVYKLGDWFAKDTRDYFGLEGIAIPHGSSAYLGPVAVLVDTIIEKIPGLNRIHFSADDVQKRFGPFGEPVTVGFVMGLVIGVLAGYDAKAVLQLAVKTAAVMLLMPRVIKPIMDGLTPIAKHARKRLQAKFGGQEFLIGLDPALLLGHTSVVSASLIFIPLTILIAVLVPGNQVLPFGDLATIGFFIAMAVAVHQGNLFRTLISGVIIMGITLWIATQTIGLHTQLAANAGALKAGGQVASLDQGGSPITWLLIQLFTWQNIVGFAVIAIIYLAGVLLTWRRARQFVAAEKATALQQSQIAS comes from the coding sequence ATGTTTAGCGAAATAATGCGTTATATCCTCGACTTAGGCCCAACGGTGATGCTGCCTCTGGTGATCATCGTGTTCTCTAAACTGCTGGGAATGAAGCTTGGGGATTGTTTTAAATCGGGTTTGCATATTGGTATCGGCTTCGTGGGTATTGGTCTGGTCATCGGCCTGATGCTGGATTCTATCGGCCCCGCGGCGAAAGCCATGGCGGAACATTTCCAAATCAATCTCCACGTTATTGACGTCGGCTGGCCGGGTTCATCGCCCATGACCTGGGCGTCACAAATCGCGCTGGTCGCGATCCCTGTCGCCATCGGGGTTAACGTCCTGATGCTAGTGACCCGCATGACCCGCGTGGTGAATGTCGATATCTGGAATATCTGGCACATGACCTTCACGGGCGCCATGCTGCATCTGGCGACCGGTTCATACTGGCTGGGGATTCTGGGCGTTGTGGTTCATGCCGCCTTTGTCTACAAACTGGGGGACTGGTTTGCCAAAGATACCCGCGACTATTTTGGCCTCGAGGGGATTGCTATCCCACACGGCTCATCCGCGTACCTGGGCCCCGTGGCGGTGCTCGTTGATACCATTATCGAGAAAATTCCGGGTCTCAATCGTATTCACTTTAGCGCAGACGATGTCCAGAAACGCTTCGGACCGTTTGGCGAGCCGGTGACTGTCGGCTTCGTGATGGGGCTGGTGATTGGTGTACTGGCAGGCTACGACGCCAAAGCCGTTCTGCAACTGGCGGTCAAAACCGCAGCGGTGATGCTGCTTATGCCACGCGTCATTAAACCTATTATGGATGGCCTAACGCCTATCGCGAAACATGCGCGTAAACGTCTACAGGCTAAATTTGGCGGGCAGGAGTTCCTGATAGGCCTTGATCCAGCGCTACTGCTCGGTCATACCTCTGTTGTCTCCGCGAGCCTGATATTCATTCCGCTGACCATCCTGATTGCCGTCTTAGTACCGGGGAACCAGGTGCTGCCGTTCGGCGACCTCGCCACCATCGGTTTCTTTATTGCGATGGCGGTCGCGGTACACCAGGGCAACCTGTTCCGCACGCTGATTTCAGGTGTCATTATTATGGGTATCACCCTGTGGATAGCCACCCAGACGATTGGCCTGCATACCCAACTGGCTGCCAATGCCGGAGCGCTAAAAGCTGGCGGACAAGTCGCCTCGCTGGATCAGGGCGGTTCCCCCATCACCTGGCTGCTGATTCAACTTTTTACCTGGCAGAATATCGTCGGCTTCGCCGTCATTGCCATTATCTATCTGGCCGGCGTACTGCTGACCTGGCGTCGCGCCCGACAGTTTGTCGCGGCTGAGAAAGCCACGGCGCTACAGCAAAGTCAAATCGCCTCTTAA
- a CDS encoding putative tagatose 6-phosphate kinase 1 (similar to E. coli putative tagatose 6-phosphate kinase 1 (AAC75156.1); Blastp hit to AAC75156.1 (420 aa), 72% identity in aa 1 - 418) — translation MKEIIARHKAGEHLGICSVCSAHPLVIESALLFDLNTDNKVLIEATSNQVNQFGGYTGMKPADFRDFVYGIAQEVGFPRERLILGGDHLGPNCWQNEPAAAAMEKSVELIKAYVAAGFSKIHLDASMSCADDPTPLDPMVVARRAAVLCKAAEGTANEEQKCHLTYVIGTEVPVPGGEASTIGSVHVTREVDAARTLETHQIAFRESGLEEALSRVIAIVVQPGVEFDHTQIIHYQPQAAQALSAWIKETPMVYEAHSTDYQTRQAYRALVRDHYAILKVGPALTFALREAIFALAQMENELISPEQRSRVLEVIDEVMLNEPGYWKKYYRPTWSQAMVDIHFSLSDRIRYYWPHPRIRQSVEKLIANLNNVTLPLGLISQFMPVQFERLSEGVLTPTPHNLIIDKIQDVLRAYRFGCTPDVA, via the coding sequence GTGAAAGAAATAATTGCTCGTCATAAAGCAGGAGAACATCTGGGCATCTGTTCAGTTTGTTCTGCTCATCCCCTGGTTATCGAATCAGCTCTGCTTTTCGATCTCAATACTGACAACAAGGTATTGATTGAAGCCACATCCAATCAGGTGAATCAGTTTGGCGGTTATACCGGAATGAAACCGGCTGATTTTCGTGATTTTGTTTATGGCATTGCTCAGGAAGTGGGATTTCCACGTGAGCGGTTGATTCTTGGTGGCGATCATTTAGGGCCTAACTGCTGGCAGAACGAACCGGCAGCGGCGGCAATGGAAAAGTCGGTTGAGTTAATAAAAGCGTATGTCGCCGCTGGTTTTAGCAAAATTCACCTGGACGCGTCAATGTCCTGCGCTGACGACCCGACACCGTTGGATCCGATGGTCGTTGCACGCCGTGCCGCCGTGCTTTGTAAAGCAGCAGAAGGGACCGCAAACGAAGAACAAAAATGCCATCTGACTTATGTCATCGGCACGGAAGTGCCCGTTCCTGGCGGTGAAGCCAGTACCATCGGCAGCGTTCATGTCACCCGCGAAGTCGATGCTGCACGTACGCTGGAAACTCACCAAATCGCGTTTCGTGAATCAGGTCTGGAAGAAGCACTGTCACGCGTGATCGCCATTGTGGTACAGCCGGGCGTTGAATTTGATCATACCCAGATTATTCATTATCAGCCGCAGGCGGCACAGGCGCTCTCCGCATGGATAAAAGAAACGCCGATGGTCTATGAAGCGCATTCGACTGATTATCAGACGCGGCAGGCCTACCGTGCGCTGGTACGCGATCATTACGCCATTCTGAAGGTCGGCCCGGCGCTCACTTTCGCGCTGCGCGAAGCCATTTTCGCACTTGCGCAAATGGAAAACGAGCTGATCTCCCCGGAACAACGTAGTCGGGTACTGGAGGTCATTGATGAAGTTATGCTAAACGAACCGGGCTACTGGAAAAAATACTACCGTCCAACCTGGAGCCAGGCGATGGTCGACATCCACTTTAGTTTGTCTGACCGTATTCGCTATTACTGGCCGCACCCGCGTATTCGTCAAAGCGTAGAGAAGTTAATCGCCAATCTGAACAACGTCACATTGCCGCTGGGATTAATTAGCCAGTTTATGCCCGTACAGTTTGAACGCCTGTCTGAGGGCGTGCTCACCCCTACGCCGCATAACCTGATTATTGACAAAATTCAGGATGTTCTGCGCGCTTATCGCTTCGGTTGCACGCCGGATGTCGCCTGA
- a CDS encoding PTS family galactitol-specific enzyme IIB (similar to E. coli galactitol-specific enzyme IIB of phosphotransferase system (AAC75154.1); Blastp hit to AAC75154.1 (94 aa), 77% identity in aa 1 - 94): MKRKVIVACGGAVATSTMAAEEIKELCDANHIELDLVQCRVTEIETYMDGADLICTTARVDRAFGNIPVVHGMPFVSGVGIEALQQKILSILMG, from the coding sequence ATGAAACGTAAAGTAATTGTGGCCTGTGGCGGTGCGGTTGCAACCTCAACGATGGCTGCGGAAGAAATTAAAGAGCTGTGTGATGCCAACCATATTGAGCTCGACTTAGTGCAATGCCGGGTCACCGAAATCGAAACCTATATGGACGGCGCCGATCTTATCTGTACCACTGCCAGGGTCGATCGCGCCTTTGGCAATATTCCCGTCGTTCACGGTATGCCTTTTGTTTCCGGCGTGGGTATTGAAGCATTACAGCAAAAAATTCTGTCCATTCTCATGGGGTAA
- a CDS encoding putative fructose-1-phosphate kinase (similar to E. coli 6-phosphofructokinase II; suppressor of pfkA (AAC74793.1); Blastp hit to AAC74793.1 (309 aa), 27% identity in aa 4 - 291), with the protein MIYTLTLNSAIDMNIFSDPLQPNIVNRTHHTEFCPNGKGVNVALVLDHFQIPAHILGIFGGFTGHYIVESLRTRKMPVTPAWVEEPTRINIFIHDGKQEYKLVNPGSYIPDECKQQIITIISQLPDADYLVISGSLPQGIESRFYAEIMHICQQKNIGVILDISHPSLRQLLEFKPLLIKPNDEEVKAIFGLTVSDDNDAKNTLTTLHALGAQNVLLTLGAKGMYFSNGIDYWFCSAPTVDLVSSACAGDAALAAFLSQWLSTGEVEYALSLASATGADVASSAGLGQLAAIETLLSQIHVRKL; encoded by the coding sequence GTGATCTACACGCTAACACTTAATAGCGCGATTGATATGAATATATTTAGCGATCCTTTACAGCCAAATATTGTCAATCGCACTCACCACACCGAGTTTTGCCCAAATGGTAAAGGGGTAAATGTTGCGCTGGTTCTGGATCACTTTCAAATACCTGCGCATATATTAGGCATTTTTGGTGGTTTCACCGGGCATTATATTGTAGAAAGCCTGCGTACCCGAAAAATGCCAGTCACACCAGCATGGGTAGAAGAACCCACGCGGATTAATATTTTCATTCATGACGGTAAGCAGGAATATAAACTGGTCAACCCTGGCTCATATATTCCAGATGAATGTAAACAACAAATTATCACGATTATTTCGCAACTGCCCGATGCAGACTATCTGGTGATAAGCGGCAGCCTGCCACAAGGTATTGAAAGCCGCTTTTACGCAGAAATCATGCATATTTGTCAGCAAAAAAATATCGGCGTAATTTTAGATATTAGTCATCCGTCATTACGTCAGTTACTGGAGTTCAAACCGTTATTAATTAAACCAAATGATGAAGAGGTTAAAGCAATATTCGGTTTAACTGTCTCTGACGACAATGATGCGAAAAATACTCTAACCACTTTACATGCACTTGGTGCACAAAATGTTCTGCTAACCCTTGGCGCTAAAGGAATGTATTTCTCCAATGGGATTGATTACTGGTTTTGTAGCGCGCCAACGGTTGATTTGGTGAGCTCCGCCTGTGCAGGCGATGCTGCACTGGCCGCCTTTCTCAGCCAGTGGTTATCTACAGGAGAAGTGGAATATGCCTTATCTCTTGCCAGTGCAACAGGAGCTGATGTCGCAAGTTCTGCCGGACTAGGCCAACTTGCGGCAATAGAAACCTTACTTTCGCAAATCCACGTCAGAAAGCTGTAG
- a CDS encoding putative phosphotransferase system mannitol/fructose-specific IIA domain protein (similar to E. coli PTS system, fructose-specific IIA/fpr component (AAC75230.1); Blastp hit to AAC75230.1 (376 aa), 52% identity in aa 3 - 141, 41% identity in aa 197 - 374) translates to MQLCEHDIFISDERLDKVTALHRVVEKLSAAGNTTTDYLRGMLDREAQISTYLGNGIAIPHGTPESRDAVLQTGVKVIVFRHGVDWGDGNTAYLVTGIAARSNEHLEILRQLTRVLSDDAILQALAKAESPSQVLALLTGSTTNTPAAVELQEGEQATFVIHNPHGLHARPSAVLVKFIKQFQSHITVENLDNASGPVDGKNLMRVVSLGAKKGHRLLFRAQGEDAQQALREIGELIASGAGEMITVPVTPPPEVMQPKRSWLSRLFN, encoded by the coding sequence ATGCAGCTCTGTGAACACGATATTTTTATCAGCGATGAGCGCCTCGATAAAGTCACCGCTCTGCACCGTGTGGTGGAAAAGTTATCTGCGGCTGGCAATACCACGACTGACTATTTACGCGGCATGTTGGATCGCGAAGCACAGATTTCCACTTATCTGGGAAATGGAATCGCGATCCCACACGGTACGCCAGAGTCTCGCGATGCGGTATTACAAACCGGTGTAAAGGTAATCGTTTTTCGCCACGGCGTTGACTGGGGTGACGGCAATACCGCGTATCTGGTCACCGGAATTGCCGCGCGCTCCAATGAACATCTTGAGATTTTGCGCCAACTGACTCGCGTGCTCAGCGATGACGCTATTCTGCAAGCACTGGCTAAAGCCGAATCCCCCAGTCAGGTTTTAGCGCTACTGACTGGATCGACGACCAATACGCCAGCAGCCGTGGAGTTGCAGGAGGGTGAGCAGGCAACGTTTGTCATCCATAATCCGCATGGTTTACATGCCAGACCCAGTGCGGTACTGGTGAAGTTTATCAAACAGTTTCAAAGCCACATTACGGTAGAAAATCTGGATAACGCCTCCGGCCCGGTGGACGGGAAAAACCTGATGCGAGTGGTGTCGCTCGGCGCGAAAAAGGGGCATCGCTTGTTGTTCCGGGCGCAGGGCGAAGATGCACAGCAGGCACTACGTGAAATCGGGGAGCTTATCGCCTCTGGTGCAGGCGAGATGATCACCGTTCCCGTTACCCCACCACCAGAAGTCATGCAGCCAAAGCGCAGTTGGCTATCTCGATTGTTTAATTAG
- a CDS encoding transcriptional regulator of sugar metabolism (similar to E. coli split galactitol utilization operon repressor, interrupted (AAC75148.1); Blastp hit to AAC75148.1 (148 aa), 77% identity in aa 1 - 148) → MNSFERRNKIVDLINTQGSVLVMDLSNTFGISEVTIRADLRLLEEKGLVTRFHGGAAKPGSHLAEGDNQEVILEDRYQLASDPKKRIAQAAAAMVEEGMTIILDSGSTTLLIAEALARKSNITVITNSLPAAFTLSENKDLTLVVCGGTVRHKTHSMHGTIAERSLHGISADLMFVGADGIDATNGITTFNEGYSISGVMAAAAHKVIAVLDATKFNRRGFNQVLPMDKIDCVITDDTISKQDKAALAKTGVELMIV, encoded by the coding sequence ATGAACTCATTTGAGCGAAGAAATAAAATTGTCGACCTGATTAATACGCAAGGCAGCGTGCTGGTGATGGACCTTTCAAATACCTTTGGTATTTCTGAAGTGACTATCCGTGCTGACCTGCGTCTGCTGGAAGAGAAAGGCCTTGTCACCCGTTTTCATGGCGGCGCGGCAAAACCGGGAAGTCATCTGGCGGAAGGCGACAATCAGGAAGTCATTCTGGAAGATCGGTATCAACTCGCCAGCGATCCGAAAAAGCGGATTGCCCAGGCGGCTGCGGCAATGGTTGAAGAAGGAATGACCATCATTCTGGATAGCGGGAGCACAACATTACTGATTGCGGAAGCGCTCGCGCGAAAAAGCAATATTACGGTGATCACTAACAGCTTGCCTGCCGCTTTTACGCTATCAGAAAATAAAGATCTCACGCTGGTGGTCTGCGGCGGTACGGTACGGCATAAAACCCACTCAATGCACGGCACGATTGCGGAACGATCGCTACACGGCATCAGCGCCGATTTAATGTTTGTCGGGGCGGATGGCATTGATGCGACAAACGGTATTACCACGTTTAACGAAGGTTATTCCATTAGCGGCGTCATGGCGGCGGCGGCACACAAAGTTATCGCGGTACTGGACGCGACCAAATTTAACCGTCGCGGCTTTAACCAGGTATTGCCGATGGACAAGATCGACTGTGTGATAACCGATGACACCATCAGCAAACAGGATAAAGCGGCATTAGCGAAAACAGGCGTGGAATTAATGATCGTCTAA